From Salinibacterium sp. ZJ450, one genomic window encodes:
- a CDS encoding glycoside hydrolase family 3 N-terminal domain-containing protein — MTRSDSRAMRRRGLVGLAVALPLTLIMGAGAVAAAPKQDNERAVAASATNQGNHGKPPTLEARAKQIIKVNGRQFKDLNGNGALDVYEDWRKPVETRVADLVEQMTLEEKAGLMLIDTVNAACSPTGQRGTVPANGIDFINNQQMHRFIFRNVVTSEDKATCTGTPAITPAEAATFTNSIQALSEATRLGIPVLYKSNARNHIDAQARVGINEAPGAFSAFPKEAGLAAAALGEQAKATGEATDGDMSVIEEFSEVMGEEWASIGLRGMYGYMADLSTEPRWYRTHETFTEDADLGANIMGELVQTLQGPIGKDGNSLSPDTSVALTMKHFPGGGPQELGLDPHYAFGKAQVYPGDAFGYHLKPFQAAIDAGVASIMPYYGVPVDVTYEGVDYDEVGMAFSDQIVNGLLRDQMGFKGYVNSDTGIINDRAWGLEDATIPERVAAAINGGTDTLSGFNQVQTIIDLVDAGLVSEARVDLAANRLLAPMFELGLFEDPYVDPAVATATVGNDENRAAAVDMQRKSTVLLQNQEINGDTVLPLDGGETVYVLGNVDAAQVAAAGYDVINGNNPAEQRTAADADVALISMTARNVNTGSYVSNSPATGLNPEHINPSVIEGYDGLDGQSPYGAADACVHTGGACTDNGLRFGGSFPWESSIIDFSGMADAQSWEVTPSLDKVQQVMAEVGAENVVLDIYFRQPFVLDEASGLLDAGAILANFGNSTTALMDVVSGEFNPQGRMPFALAGTREAIIQQNSDTPGYDETDDGALFRYGFGLSYAE; from the coding sequence ATGACCAGATCAGATTCGCGTGCGATGCGACGGCGAGGCCTGGTGGGCCTCGCCGTCGCTTTGCCGCTGACCCTCATCATGGGCGCCGGCGCCGTCGCCGCCGCCCCCAAGCAAGACAACGAGCGCGCGGTCGCCGCGTCGGCCACGAATCAGGGCAACCACGGAAAGCCCCCGACGCTGGAGGCCCGTGCCAAGCAGATCATCAAGGTCAACGGACGCCAGTTCAAGGACCTGAACGGCAACGGCGCACTTGATGTCTACGAGGACTGGCGGAAGCCGGTCGAGACGCGAGTCGCCGATCTCGTCGAACAGATGACGCTCGAGGAGAAGGCCGGCCTCATGCTCATCGACACGGTCAATGCGGCCTGTTCGCCCACCGGACAGCGAGGCACGGTGCCTGCCAACGGAATCGACTTCATCAACAACCAGCAGATGCACCGATTCATCTTCCGCAACGTGGTGACCAGCGAGGACAAGGCCACCTGCACCGGCACGCCCGCGATCACGCCGGCAGAGGCCGCCACCTTCACTAACAGCATCCAGGCGCTGAGCGAGGCCACACGTCTCGGGATCCCGGTGTTGTACAAGTCCAACGCGCGTAACCACATCGACGCTCAGGCCAGGGTCGGCATCAACGAGGCCCCGGGCGCCTTCTCGGCCTTCCCGAAGGAAGCAGGCCTCGCCGCAGCCGCGCTGGGCGAGCAGGCCAAGGCAACCGGTGAGGCGACCGACGGCGACATGTCCGTCATCGAGGAATTCTCCGAGGTCATGGGTGAGGAGTGGGCCTCCATCGGCCTGCGTGGCATGTACGGCTACATGGCCGACCTGTCGACCGAGCCGCGCTGGTACCGCACGCATGAGACATTCACCGAGGACGCCGACCTGGGCGCGAACATCATGGGCGAACTCGTCCAGACCCTGCAGGGCCCGATCGGGAAGGACGGCAACTCACTGAGCCCCGACACGTCGGTCGCGCTAACGATGAAGCACTTCCCGGGCGGCGGCCCGCAGGAACTGGGCCTTGACCCGCACTACGCCTTCGGCAAGGCGCAGGTCTACCCCGGGGATGCCTTCGGCTACCACCTCAAGCCCTTCCAGGCAGCCATCGACGCAGGTGTGGCCTCGATCATGCCGTACTACGGCGTCCCGGTGGACGTGACCTACGAAGGCGTGGACTATGACGAGGTCGGCATGGCCTTCTCCGACCAAATCGTGAACGGGCTGCTGCGCGACCAGATGGGCTTCAAGGGTTACGTCAACTCCGACACCGGCATCATCAACGACCGCGCGTGGGGCCTCGAGGACGCTACTATCCCTGAGCGCGTCGCCGCTGCGATCAACGGCGGCACAGACACGCTCTCCGGCTTCAACCAGGTGCAGACGATCATCGACCTGGTCGACGCCGGCCTCGTGAGCGAGGCGCGCGTTGACCTCGCCGCGAACCGGCTGCTCGCCCCGATGTTCGAGCTGGGCCTGTTCGAGGACCCGTACGTCGACCCCGCAGTCGCCACGGCCACCGTCGGCAACGACGAGAACCGTGCGGCGGCCGTCGACATGCAGCGCAAGTCCACCGTGCTGCTGCAGAACCAGGAGATCAACGGTGACACCGTCCTGCCGCTCGACGGGGGCGAGACCGTGTACGTGCTCGGCAACGTCGATGCCGCGCAGGTTGCGGCCGCCGGCTACGACGTCATCAATGGCAACAACCCGGCCGAGCAGCGCACTGCCGCAGACGCCGACGTCGCGCTGATCTCGATGACCGCGCGGAACGTAAACACCGGCTCCTACGTTAGCAACAGCCCGGCCACGGGGCTCAACCCCGAGCACATCAACCCGAGCGTCATCGAGGGCTACGACGGCCTCGACGGGCAGAGCCCGTACGGCGCTGCGGACGCGTGTGTCCACACCGGCGGTGCCTGCACCGACAACGGGCTGCGCTTCGGTGGCTCCTTCCCGTGGGAGTCGAGCATCATCGACTTCAGCGGCATGGCAGACGCCCAGTCGTGGGAGGTCACCCCCTCCCTCGACAAGGTGCAGCAGGTGATGGCCGAGGTCGGTGCCGAGAACGTCGTTCTCGACATCTACTTCCGCCAGCCGTTCGTGCTCGACGAGGCCAGCGGCCTGCTCGACGCAGGTGCGATCCTTGCCAACTTCGGCAACAGCACGACGGCGCTCATGGATGTCGTCTCCGGCGAGTTCAACCCGCAGGGCCGCATGCCCTTCGCGTTGGCCGGAACCCGTGAGGCGATCATCCAGCAGAACAGCGACACACCGGGCTATGACGAGACCGACGACGGGGCGCTCTTCCGCTACGGCTTCGGTCTCAGCTACGCGGAGTAA
- a CDS encoding DUF1992 domain-containing protein, with protein MTGKDSPEDAQLRAARYVVDRLLPDGPDLDGHEADGHEADADKPKLDPPTAAQRAQIAETAIQQAIRRGEFDNLPGTGKPLKNLDRVYDPDWWVRQKIERENLTGLGPPALTLRTENARLDDRLDQETSDVVVRGILEDFNTRVIDARRQLLGGPPVVTPIRDIDEEIAKWRERRDARLRAIQEQREHEQAARAAMTWRERRRAKRGR; from the coding sequence ATGACGGGGAAGGACTCGCCGGAGGACGCGCAGCTCCGCGCGGCGCGGTACGTGGTCGACCGGTTGCTGCCGGACGGGCCAGACCTGGACGGGCATGAGGCAGACGGGCATGAGGCAGACGCTGACAAGCCCAAGCTGGACCCGCCGACCGCGGCGCAACGTGCTCAGATCGCCGAGACCGCCATCCAGCAGGCGATCCGCCGCGGCGAGTTCGACAACCTTCCCGGCACCGGCAAGCCGCTGAAGAACCTCGACCGGGTGTACGACCCCGACTGGTGGGTGCGCCAGAAAATCGAGCGCGAAAACCTCACCGGACTCGGTCCGCCGGCGCTGACACTGCGTACCGAGAACGCTCGCCTGGACGACCGGCTGGATCAGGAGACATCGGATGTCGTCGTCCGCGGCATCCTGGAGGACTTCAACACACGCGTCATCGACGCCCGCCGGCAGTTGCTCGGAGGACCACCCGTCGTCACGCCCATTCGCGACATCGACGAGGAGATCGCGAAGTGGCGGGAGCGTCGCGATGCCCGGCTGCGCGCCATCCAGGAGCAACGAGAGCACGAGCAGGCTGCCCGCGCCGCGATGACCTGGCGAGAACGCCGCAGGGCGAAACGCGGCCGGTAA
- a CDS encoding sensor histidine kinase, protein MKITRTGLSWWVPPVGGAIFFTLWVIAEAGRSNLAGNMVVFALFAVAIGCSVVLPHAAVGIVLLVPALQILGVLTALGSTTWPTYLAAAVVAFIVANRPEGIVRYAALPLGALFSAEVAIAMVRPRAAEPYKWSSWIGQPSYPGSQWEDLVTLALAAFGIYVAAWGIGFACAAIRRTWLIGETLRAREVSFAETDFELRLAQDRARISRDVHDALAHSLAVIVSQAQGALALQPDKPHVAGESLNNIAEVGRAALVEVRRLVERIHNDGDVAASHQNVSDIPPLIARMREIGMDASLRVVGDPGVLTPSQELAVYRIVQESVTNALKHGGPTGAVRVVLDWQGPGLAILISSHASSHGETPLVDGSMTRSRGIGIDGMKERAHLAGGWLTAATSPEDDTFLVTAFVPTDEVSATGSVPRLRELTRV, encoded by the coding sequence ATGAAGATCACTCGTACGGGCTTGAGCTGGTGGGTGCCACCGGTCGGCGGCGCCATTTTCTTCACGCTGTGGGTTATCGCCGAGGCAGGCAGGTCGAATCTGGCTGGCAACATGGTTGTCTTCGCCCTGTTCGCCGTCGCGATTGGGTGTTCGGTAGTCCTTCCTCACGCGGCTGTCGGAATCGTCCTGCTGGTGCCGGCGCTGCAGATTCTCGGAGTGCTCACCGCGCTCGGGTCAACGACGTGGCCTACCTACCTCGCGGCGGCCGTCGTCGCGTTCATTGTCGCCAACCGTCCCGAGGGCATCGTGAGATATGCCGCGCTTCCCCTTGGCGCTCTGTTCTCTGCAGAGGTCGCCATCGCGATGGTGAGGCCGAGGGCAGCTGAGCCGTACAAATGGTCGTCGTGGATCGGGCAGCCGAGCTATCCGGGCTCGCAGTGGGAAGACCTGGTCACCCTGGCACTCGCTGCCTTCGGAATCTACGTCGCGGCCTGGGGAATCGGCTTCGCATGCGCCGCCATCCGTCGCACCTGGCTGATTGGCGAGACGCTGCGGGCCCGAGAGGTGAGTTTCGCTGAGACCGACTTCGAGTTGCGGCTTGCTCAGGATCGCGCCCGTATCTCCCGCGATGTGCACGACGCTCTCGCACATTCCCTTGCCGTCATCGTGTCGCAGGCGCAGGGAGCGCTGGCACTGCAGCCAGACAAACCGCATGTGGCGGGCGAATCACTGAACAACATCGCCGAGGTGGGGCGGGCGGCTCTGGTCGAGGTGCGACGGCTGGTGGAGCGCATTCACAATGACGGCGACGTCGCTGCCTCACACCAGAATGTCAGCGACATCCCTCCGCTGATCGCGCGGATGCGCGAGATCGGAATGGACGCGTCGTTGCGGGTCGTTGGCGACCCGGGCGTTCTGACGCCATCGCAGGAGTTGGCGGTCTATCGAATCGTGCAGGAGAGCGTGACCAACGCGCTCAAACATGGTGGCCCCACAGGCGCCGTCAGGGTAGTCCTGGACTGGCAGGGCCCGGGGCTCGCAATACTTATCTCCTCTCACGCCTCCTCTCACGGCGAAACGCCGCTGGTAGACGGGTCGATGACACGCAGCCGCGGCATCGGGATCGACGGCATGAAGGAACGCGCACACCTGGCGGGAGGCTGGCTCACCGCGGCGACTTCGCCTGAGGATGACACCTTCCTCGTTACCGCGTTCGTGCCCACCGATGAGGTCAGTGCGACCGGTTCGGTGCCTCGCCTCAGGGAGCTCACCCGTGTCTGA
- a CDS encoding cation-translocating P-type ATPase: MADLVLDIGGMTCASCANRVERKLNKLPGVQATVNYATEKARVTVPDEVTVDQLVATVESAGYTAELPPPPRAEPESDAAATVPDTLASLRLRLILSAALTVPVVALSMIPALQFTNWQWLALTLAAPVAVWGAWPFHRAAWVNARHGAATMDTLVSVGVLAAFAWSLYALFFGTAGMPGMQMTFSLIAEPGSGASEIYLEVAAAVTVFILGGRYIEARTKRESGAALRALLELGAKDASVLRDGVEVRVPVAALVPGDQFLVRPGEKIAADGLVLEGASAVDLSMLTGESMPGEVGVGDRVVGSTVNVGGRLVVEVTRVGADTELARLARLVEEAQTGKAEAQRLADRVSAVFVPVVIGLALLTLLGWLLIDGSVEAAFTAAVATLIIACPCALGLATPTALLVGTGRGSQLGILIRGPQVLESTRKVDTIVLDKTGTVTSGRMQLLDVLTTDEADRATVLMLAAAAEHGSEHPIGRAIVAAAELEGPVPPASSFASEQGNGVTATVGDQAVIIGRASWVEARWALALPDGLRSAVDTAEAGAGTAVVVGWDGAVRGALVVGDRVKPTSAEAIRRFRRLGLAPVLLTGDNSGAARAVATSVGITDVRAEVTPAGKLAAIRSLQAEGRVVAMVGDGVNDAAALAAADLGIAMGAGTDAAIAASDLTVMSGDLLSVADAIRLSRRTLGTIKGNLFWAFAYNVAAIPVAMLGLLNPLLAGAAMAFSSVFVVTNSLRLRRFRAEAVVSHAARQ, encoded by the coding sequence ATGGCGGATCTCGTACTGGACATCGGGGGCATGACCTGCGCGTCGTGCGCGAATCGGGTTGAGCGCAAGCTGAACAAGCTCCCCGGGGTGCAGGCGACGGTGAACTATGCCACCGAGAAGGCCCGCGTCACCGTCCCCGACGAGGTCACGGTCGACCAGCTGGTCGCCACGGTCGAATCCGCCGGATACACCGCGGAGTTGCCACCACCGCCACGCGCCGAACCAGAGTCGGATGCCGCGGCCACGGTTCCGGACACGCTCGCGTCCCTCCGGCTGCGGCTGATCCTCTCAGCGGCACTGACCGTTCCGGTGGTCGCGCTCTCGATGATCCCCGCTCTGCAGTTCACCAACTGGCAGTGGCTGGCGCTCACTCTCGCCGCCCCGGTGGCGGTCTGGGGCGCGTGGCCGTTCCACCGGGCCGCGTGGGTAAACGCCCGCCACGGCGCCGCCACCATGGACACGCTGGTGAGCGTGGGGGTGCTCGCCGCGTTCGCGTGGTCGCTGTACGCGCTGTTCTTCGGAACGGCCGGCATGCCGGGGATGCAGATGACGTTCAGCCTGATCGCTGAACCGGGCTCCGGTGCCAGCGAGATCTACCTCGAGGTGGCAGCCGCCGTCACCGTGTTCATCCTCGGCGGCCGCTACATCGAGGCTCGCACCAAGCGCGAGTCCGGGGCGGCCCTGCGTGCCCTGCTTGAGCTCGGAGCTAAAGACGCCAGCGTGCTGCGCGACGGTGTCGAGGTGCGCGTGCCTGTCGCAGCCTTGGTGCCCGGCGACCAGTTCCTGGTTCGACCGGGCGAGAAGATCGCCGCTGACGGCCTCGTGCTGGAGGGTGCCTCGGCGGTGGATCTGAGCATGCTCACCGGTGAGTCGATGCCGGGTGAGGTGGGCGTCGGCGACCGAGTCGTCGGCTCCACCGTGAACGTCGGGGGCCGACTGGTCGTCGAGGTAACCAGGGTCGGTGCCGACACGGAGCTCGCGCGTCTGGCTCGCCTGGTTGAGGAGGCGCAGACCGGCAAGGCCGAGGCGCAGCGGCTCGCCGACCGGGTGTCGGCGGTCTTCGTACCGGTGGTGATCGGTTTGGCGCTGCTCACACTGCTCGGCTGGCTGCTCATCGACGGGTCGGTCGAGGCCGCGTTCACCGCAGCCGTCGCGACCTTGATCATCGCCTGCCCGTGCGCGCTCGGCCTCGCGACACCGACCGCCCTGCTGGTCGGTACCGGACGTGGCTCCCAATTGGGAATCCTGATCCGCGGCCCTCAGGTGCTGGAGTCCACGCGCAAGGTCGACACCATTGTGCTCGACAAGACCGGCACCGTCACCAGTGGACGGATGCAACTACTCGACGTGCTGACAACGGATGAGGCCGACCGGGCCACTGTCCTCATGCTGGCCGCAGCGGCGGAGCACGGCTCCGAGCATCCGATCGGTCGTGCCATCGTGGCGGCGGCTGAACTGGAGGGGCCCGTTCCGCCCGCAAGCTCCTTCGCTTCTGAGCAAGGCAATGGCGTCACCGCAACGGTCGGCGATCAGGCCGTGATCATCGGCCGGGCGTCATGGGTTGAAGCCCGGTGGGCGCTCGCCCTTCCGGACGGCTTGCGCTCGGCGGTTGACACGGCGGAGGCCGGTGCGGGCACGGCCGTGGTTGTGGGCTGGGACGGCGCCGTGCGTGGTGCCCTTGTGGTCGGCGACAGGGTGAAGCCCACCAGCGCGGAGGCGATTCGGCGTTTCCGCCGACTGGGGCTGGCCCCGGTGCTCCTCACCGGTGACAACAGTGGAGCCGCCCGGGCGGTCGCGACATCCGTTGGGATCACCGATGTGCGGGCCGAAGTCACCCCGGCCGGAAAGTTGGCGGCGATTCGCTCACTGCAGGCCGAAGGTCGAGTGGTGGCGATGGTCGGCGACGGGGTGAACGATGCCGCAGCGCTCGCGGCAGCCGACCTCGGCATCGCCATGGGGGCCGGAACCGACGCCGCGATCGCCGCGAGCGACCTCACGGTGATGAGCGGCGATCTGCTCTCCGTCGCCGACGCCATCCGCTTGTCACGACGCACCCTCGGCACCATCAAGGGAAACCTGTTTTGGGCGTTCGCCTACAACGTCGCCGCTATTCCGGTGGCGATGCTGGGGCTGCTGAACCCGCTGCTTGCCGGAGCCGCGATGGCGTTCTCGTCGGTGTTCGTGGTGACGAACAGCCTGCGGTTGCGCAGGTTCCGAGCGGAAGCGGTGGTTTCTCACGCCGCACGTCAGTGA
- a CDS encoding metal-sensitive transcriptional regulator, whose product MNHDVTPHGYVNNKDELLKRLRRAEGQVRGIQRMVDEDVYCIDILTQVSAATKALETVALQLLDDHLSHCVAAATREGGDVADAKIKEASAAIARLVRS is encoded by the coding sequence ATGAACCACGACGTCACGCCCCACGGCTACGTGAACAACAAGGACGAGCTGCTCAAACGACTCCGTCGCGCCGAGGGCCAGGTCCGCGGCATCCAGCGCATGGTCGACGAAGACGTCTACTGCATCGACATCCTGACCCAGGTCTCCGCGGCCACCAAGGCGCTGGAGACCGTAGCTCTGCAGCTACTCGATGACCACCTAAGCCACTGCGTGGCTGCGGCCACCCGCGAGGGCGGAGACGTTGCCGACGCCAAGATCAAGGAAGCGTCGGCCGCCATCGCTCGGCTCGTCCGATCCTGA
- a CDS encoding response regulator transcription factor, with product MVDDQPLFSAGLRMLIEAQDGMDCVGTALDGEAAVALNDKERPDIMLMDLRMPVMNGLDATRRISASGHADETPGVIVLTTIKHDLAVYDAFQAGASAFLTKDATPDQVIGTIRDVHGGHAIPDVRETLAIVHDFGRPAPRDRHLDVLEPLTQREREVFLLLARGLTNAEIADAGYISEATVKSHVRGVLQKLNLRSRAQVVVFAYENNLVAL from the coding sequence GTGGTCGACGACCAGCCCTTGTTCTCCGCTGGCTTGCGCATGCTGATTGAAGCTCAGGACGGCATGGACTGTGTGGGGACTGCGCTCGACGGTGAGGCGGCCGTCGCCTTGAACGACAAGGAACGGCCAGACATCATGCTGATGGACTTGAGGATGCCGGTCATGAACGGCCTCGACGCGACGAGACGAATCAGCGCCAGCGGGCACGCGGACGAAACGCCCGGCGTGATCGTGCTCACCACCATCAAGCACGACCTCGCCGTCTACGACGCCTTCCAAGCGGGGGCGAGCGCCTTCCTCACCAAGGACGCCACGCCCGATCAGGTGATCGGAACCATTCGAGATGTGCACGGCGGGCATGCGATTCCCGACGTGAGAGAAACCCTCGCGATCGTGCACGACTTCGGCCGACCTGCACCACGAGACCGTCACCTGGACGTCCTCGAACCGCTCACGCAACGGGAGCGTGAGGTGTTTCTGCTCCTCGCCCGCGGGTTGACCAATGCGGAGATCGCCGATGCCGGCTACATCAGCGAAGCCACGGTCAAAAGCCATGTCAGGGGAGTGCTCCAAAAGCTCAATCTGCGAAGCCGAGCGCAAGTTGTCGTGTTCGCGTATGAGAACAACCTCGTCGCGCTCTGA
- a CDS encoding heavy-metal-associated domain-containing protein, with product MCGTNASNDLGLTDRNGGCACGHGHSPATTAAAAGNDLVTTNLPVTGMTCGHCVSSVTEELSSLDGVESVSVQLNVGGVSTVTVASTMPLDPAAIRAAVDVAGYALAQA from the coding sequence ATGTGCGGAACCAATGCCTCGAACGACCTCGGCCTCACCGACAGGAACGGCGGCTGCGCCTGCGGTCACGGTCACTCCCCCGCCACGACTGCTGCGGCAGCGGGAAATGACCTGGTCACCACGAACCTTCCAGTGACCGGCATGACCTGCGGGCACTGCGTGTCGAGCGTGACCGAAGAACTCAGCTCGCTCGACGGAGTGGAGTCGGTCAGCGTGCAGCTGAACGTCGGCGGCGTCTCAACCGTGACGGTTGCCAGCACGATGCCGCTTGACCCAGCGGCCATCCGCGCTGCCGTCGATGTGGCCGGATACGCCCTGGCGCAGGCGTAA
- a CDS encoding CoA pyrophosphatase, producing the protein MMHSPRDARAELLALGARGVDWAAPSRTLLDPAHARQAAVLVLFGVLDSTPAGSSAPVAGDLDVLLQRRSATMGHHAGQIGFPGGGVEASDRDITATALREAVEETGLDPTGVEVLGTLPQLGLPVSNNLVTPVLAWWTRVSEVAAVDHREAVDVFRMPVADLLDPGHRVTAVFHRDGREYRSPAFQVGEVLVWGFTALVLDRMFDALDWAVPWDRQRTVDLS; encoded by the coding sequence ATGATGCATTCCCCCCGCGACGCGCGCGCCGAACTGCTCGCGCTGGGCGCTCGCGGGGTGGATTGGGCGGCCCCGAGCCGTACGCTCCTGGACCCGGCTCATGCCCGGCAGGCTGCCGTGCTCGTGCTGTTCGGCGTGCTCGATTCGACTCCCGCCGGATCCAGCGCGCCGGTTGCCGGTGACCTCGACGTGCTGCTGCAACGCCGCTCCGCCACGATGGGGCACCACGCGGGCCAGATCGGTTTCCCGGGAGGGGGAGTCGAGGCATCCGATCGTGACATCACCGCGACGGCCCTGCGTGAGGCCGTCGAGGAGACCGGCCTCGACCCCACCGGTGTGGAGGTGCTCGGCACGCTGCCCCAGCTGGGCCTGCCCGTCAGCAACAATCTGGTGACCCCGGTGCTGGCATGGTGGACGCGGGTGTCAGAGGTCGCCGCGGTGGACCACCGTGAGGCGGTGGACGTGTTCCGGATGCCGGTGGCCGACCTGCTGGATCCGGGCCACCGGGTGACCGCGGTGTTTCATCGCGATGGCCGGGAGTACCGCTCGCCGGCGTTCCAGGTCGGCGAAGTACTCGTGTGGGGGTTCACCGCGCTGGTCCTCGACCGCATGTTCGACGCTCTGGACTGGGCGGTGCCGTGGGACCGGCAGCGCACGGTCGACCTGAGCTGA
- a CDS encoding YdeI family protein, producing MTKTFGTPGGTPERPALFFSGPVEFRAWLEVNHATETELWMGLFKKHVPDRGLTWESAVPEALCFGWIDSVSQRIDDDTRRQRWTPRKPSSVWSSVNIALVEQLTAEGRMREAGLAAFERRREDRSGVYSHENPIQDLPPEAAARMAADVAASAFWHAATPTYRRQVTHWVLSAKQEATRERRLTQVIEDSAAGRLVAPMRFGETPKWVARAAEAAREAQGPRPAQ from the coding sequence ATGACCAAGACGTTTGGCACGCCGGGCGGCACGCCCGAGCGGCCTGCCCTCTTCTTCTCGGGGCCGGTGGAGTTCCGTGCCTGGCTCGAGGTCAACCACGCCACCGAGACCGAATTGTGGATGGGCCTGTTCAAGAAACACGTGCCCGACCGCGGACTCACCTGGGAATCGGCGGTCCCCGAGGCGTTGTGCTTCGGCTGGATCGACTCGGTAAGCCAGCGCATCGACGATGACACGCGTCGCCAACGCTGGACTCCGCGCAAGCCTTCGAGCGTCTGGTCGAGCGTGAACATCGCGCTCGTCGAGCAGCTCACCGCCGAGGGGCGCATGCGCGAGGCCGGCCTCGCCGCGTTCGAGCGTCGGCGGGAAGACCGGTCCGGCGTGTACTCGCACGAGAATCCCATTCAGGATTTGCCGCCGGAGGCTGCGGCGCGGATGGCAGCGGATGTCGCGGCATCCGCCTTCTGGCACGCAGCGACGCCCACCTACCGACGGCAGGTGACCCACTGGGTGCTGTCCGCCAAGCAGGAGGCCACCCGCGAACGGCGGCTCACGCAGGTCATCGAAGACAGCGCGGCGGGTCGGCTGGTTGCCCCCATGCGTTTCGGTGAGACACCCAAGTGGGTGGCTCGGGCCGCGGAGGCTGCGCGAGAGGCACAAGGACCGCGGCCAGCACAGTGA